The following proteins are co-located in the Spirosoma montaniterrae genome:
- a CDS encoding acetylxylan esterase produces MKKLLLLLFLTTHLLAQPAQQPVKVIVSPDRADWLYKLGEPARFTVAVYQNNVLLKGAKVRYELGPEKMDPTKKETTTLRDGTLMLDGGTMRTGGFLRCTATAEVNGKEYRSMATAGFEPLTIKPTVENPADFQAFWDKAKADLATVPLDAKLTLLPDRCTATVNVYHVNIQNHAEPVWNNAKARLFGILCVPKAEGKYPALLKVPGAGIRPYNGDVAMAEKGIITLEIGIHGIPVNMDPSVYVNLQAGPLQNYQNINLDDRDRYYYKRVYLGCVRAIDFLTTLPQYDGQNLAVTGGSQGGALSIITAGLDSRVKWLGAYYPALADVTGYLNGRAGGWPHLFTGSALAFNNKPEKIKTVGYYDVVNFARLVSVPGYYSWGFSDETCPPTSMYAAYNVIAAPKTLDLSLDTGHWTYPEQVERMNNWLVARLKGER; encoded by the coding sequence ATGAAAAAACTGCTCCTTCTTCTTTTTCTTACCACCCATCTGCTGGCCCAACCGGCGCAGCAGCCCGTTAAAGTCATCGTTTCGCCCGACCGGGCCGACTGGCTCTATAAACTCGGCGAGCCGGCGCGGTTTACAGTAGCCGTTTACCAGAACAACGTGCTGCTGAAAGGAGCTAAAGTCCGCTACGAACTGGGGCCGGAAAAGATGGACCCCACCAAAAAAGAAACAACTACCCTGCGCGATGGTACCCTCATGCTCGACGGCGGTACGATGCGGACGGGCGGGTTTCTGCGCTGCACGGCCACAGCAGAAGTCAATGGTAAAGAGTACCGCAGCATGGCAACGGCGGGCTTCGAGCCGCTGACCATTAAGCCCACCGTTGAAAACCCCGCCGACTTTCAGGCGTTCTGGGATAAAGCTAAAGCCGACCTCGCTACGGTGCCGCTCGACGCCAAACTAACGCTGCTGCCCGACCGCTGCACGGCCACCGTCAATGTCTATCACGTAAACATTCAGAATCATGCCGAACCCGTCTGGAACAACGCGAAGGCCCGGCTGTTCGGCATCTTGTGCGTTCCCAAAGCCGAGGGCAAGTACCCCGCCCTGCTGAAAGTGCCGGGTGCGGGTATCCGACCCTACAACGGCGACGTAGCGATGGCTGAAAAGGGCATTATTACGCTCGAAATCGGCATTCACGGCATCCCGGTCAACATGGACCCGTCGGTGTACGTAAACCTGCAGGCCGGGCCGCTCCAGAACTACCAGAACATCAACCTCGACGACCGCGACCGTTATTATTACAAGCGGGTCTATCTTGGCTGCGTGCGGGCCATCGACTTTCTGACGACTTTGCCGCAGTACGACGGGCAGAACCTCGCCGTAACGGGCGGCAGTCAGGGTGGGGCGTTATCGATTATCACGGCGGGGTTAGACAGTCGTGTGAAATGGCTCGGCGCGTATTACCCGGCTTTAGCCGACGTAACGGGCTACCTGAACGGGCGGGCTGGCGGGTGGCCGCACCTGTTTACGGGCAGTGCGCTGGCGTTCAATAACAAACCCGAAAAAATCAAAACCGTTGGGTATTACGACGTTGTGAATTTTGCCCGCTTAGTCAGCGTGCCGGGTTATTATTCGTGGGGCTTCAGCGACGAAACCTGCCCGCCCACGTCGATGTATGCCGCCTACAACGTGATTGCCGCGCCCAAAACACTCGACCTGTCGCTCGACACCGGCCACTGGACTTACCCCGAACAGGTCGAACGCATGAACAACTGGCTGGTGGCCCGGCTCAAAGGCGAACGGTAG
- a CDS encoding acetyl-CoA carboxylase carboxyltransferase subunit alpha — MRTYLDFEKPIADLEARLEETKKLAQSSNVDVSGAVDILEQSIDKLRQEIFQNLTRWQRVQLSRHPDRPYTLDYISLMCDQFIELHGDRTVRDDLAMVGGFCEISRNDGPGQTVMIIGQQKGRNTKQRQQRNFGMANPEGYRKALRLMKLAEKFNKPIITLIDTPGAFPGLEAEERGQGEAIARNLKEMFMLTVPVICIIIGEGASGGALGIAIGDRVMMLENTWYSVISPESCSSILWRSWNFKEQAAEALKLTARDMKTARLIDGIVDEPLGGAHNDHVAMAHQLKTVILDTLAELNALTPEERINQRIEKFCDMGVVLE; from the coding sequence ATGAGAACGTACCTTGACTTTGAAAAGCCCATTGCCGACCTCGAAGCGCGGCTGGAAGAAACCAAGAAACTGGCGCAAAGCAGCAATGTTGACGTTAGTGGAGCCGTAGATATACTGGAGCAGAGCATCGACAAACTGCGGCAGGAAATTTTCCAGAACCTTACCCGCTGGCAACGCGTACAACTCTCGCGCCACCCCGACCGACCTTATACGCTCGACTATATCTCGCTCATGTGCGATCAGTTCATCGAACTCCACGGCGACCGAACCGTGCGCGACGACCTGGCGATGGTAGGCGGCTTTTGTGAAATTAGCCGCAATGACGGACCGGGTCAAACGGTTATGATTATCGGACAGCAGAAAGGGCGTAATACCAAGCAGCGGCAGCAACGCAATTTTGGCATGGCGAACCCTGAAGGCTATCGTAAAGCCCTGCGCCTGATGAAATTAGCCGAAAAATTCAATAAACCCATTATCACACTCATTGATACGCCGGGCGCATTTCCGGGGCTGGAGGCCGAAGAGCGGGGGCAGGGCGAGGCCATTGCCCGCAACCTGAAAGAAATGTTTATGCTCACCGTGCCCGTTATCTGTATCATTATCGGCGAAGGCGCATCGGGTGGGGCGTTGGGTATTGCTATCGGCGACCGGGTGATGATGCTCGAAAATACCTGGTATTCAGTGATTTCGCCCGAATCCTGCTCGTCAATTCTCTGGCGTAGCTGGAATTTTAAAGAGCAGGCCGCCGAAGCCCTGAAACTTACGGCCCGAGACATGAAAACGGCCCGACTCATCGATGGCATCGTTGACGAACCCCTCGGCGGGGCACACAACGACCACGTGGCAATGGCTCACCAACTCAAGACCGTTATTCTCGACACCCTCGCCGAACTCAACGCCCTGACGCCGGAAGAGCGCATCAATCAGCGCATCGAGAAGTTTTGCGATATGGGCGTTGTCCTCGAATAA
- a CDS encoding MBL fold metallo-hydrolase RNA specificity domain-containing protein — protein sequence MKVSFLGAARQVTGSMYLLEVADDYRILIDCGSDLERSSSNGQPAPATPHGNFFPFEASSINLVLLTHAHVDHSGNLPNLYREGYEGQILCTEPTFALTNVLLKDAASLNQKRINELNASKKQRVRERQAQMQKDLYLDKQVRDAMEGVVPIAFNRKFRVTEGVEVTFIPAGHLLGAAHILISVVENGERKSICFSGDIGRKNYPLLVDPAPVPPVDYLVCESTYGNRLHENTQTPEDALADVIQRTCIDIPGRLIIPSFSVGRTQALLYTLNRLYTERDFPPIKVFSDSPMAFESSKIYMQHVKMLSGEAKAFYKENESLFDFENFQFLESSKASKAVSNYGEPCIIISSSGMVQGGRVEYHVAENISNPYSTILIIGYCAEGTLGWRLLNGQSTLTIKGKEHQVLANIEKIDVFSGHGDRDDLLEFIGMQSPETLKRIFLVHGEYGSMEAFRDTLAEIGYPQVVIPKKGESFVL from the coding sequence ATGAAAGTATCGTTTTTGGGGGCGGCCCGGCAGGTGACAGGTAGTATGTATTTACTGGAAGTGGCCGACGACTACCGTATCCTGATAGACTGCGGGTCGGATTTGGAGCGATCCTCCTCAAACGGCCAGCCTGCCCCGGCAACTCCTCATGGGAACTTCTTCCCGTTTGAGGCTTCAAGTATCAATTTAGTATTGCTGACCCACGCCCACGTCGACCATTCGGGTAACTTACCTAACCTCTATCGGGAAGGTTACGAAGGTCAGATTTTGTGTACCGAACCTACCTTCGCACTCACCAACGTGTTGCTGAAAGATGCGGCTTCTCTCAATCAGAAGCGTATCAATGAACTGAATGCCAGCAAGAAACAGCGCGTGAGAGAGCGGCAGGCGCAGATGCAGAAAGATTTGTATCTCGACAAGCAGGTTCGCGACGCCATGGAAGGCGTGGTGCCGATTGCTTTCAACCGCAAGTTTCGCGTTACGGAGGGCGTTGAGGTAACGTTCATTCCGGCGGGGCACCTGCTCGGCGCGGCCCATATCCTGATCAGCGTAGTAGAAAACGGCGAACGTAAAAGCATTTGCTTTTCGGGCGATATTGGCCGCAAAAACTACCCCCTGCTGGTTGATCCAGCCCCGGTGCCGCCAGTTGATTATTTGGTCTGTGAAAGCACTTATGGCAATCGGCTGCACGAGAATACGCAAACCCCTGAAGATGCACTGGCCGACGTAATTCAGCGTACCTGCATCGACATTCCCGGTCGGCTCATTATTCCGTCGTTTAGCGTGGGGCGCACGCAGGCACTGCTCTATACACTCAACCGGCTTTATACAGAACGCGACTTCCCGCCCATCAAAGTCTTCTCCGACAGCCCTATGGCGTTCGAGAGTTCCAAGATTTACATGCAGCACGTCAAGATGCTGAGCGGTGAAGCCAAAGCGTTCTACAAGGAGAACGAATCCTTGTTCGATTTTGAAAATTTCCAGTTTCTGGAATCGTCAAAAGCCAGCAAGGCCGTCTCGAACTATGGCGAACCCTGCATCATTATTTCCTCGTCGGGAATGGTGCAGGGCGGGCGGGTTGAGTACCACGTAGCCGAAAATATCAGCAATCCGTATTCAACCATTCTGATTATTGGCTACTGCGCCGAAGGAACCCTCGGCTGGCGGCTGCTCAATGGTCAATCTACGCTGACAATCAAAGGGAAAGAGCATCAGGTGCTGGCGAATATCGAAAAAATCGACGTGTTCAGCGGCCACGGCGACCGCGACGACCTGCTTGAGTTTATAGGCATGCAGTCGCCCGAAACACTTAAACGTATTTTCCTTGTACACGGCGAGTATGGCAGCATGGAAGCCTTCCGCGATACCCTCGCCGAAATTGGCTACCCACAGGTTGTGATACCGAAGAAAGGAGAAAGTTTTGTTTTATAG
- the dacB gene encoding D-alanyl-D-alanine carboxypeptidase/D-alanyl-D-alanine-endopeptidase produces the protein MSQIKFCLFVDILLRLTTFSSTVQGYALPAAPPDSLATQQLLRQVEAFQGGPAARFGTVALSVRRLRDGTELIGYNARQSLPSASTLKLITTATALAVLGSTYTYTTTLEYDGTIKDSVLTGNIYVRGTGDPSLGTWRFTGYDDIATLMNRWATAVRQAGIRRVQGRVVGDASLYGDITTPDTWPFGDLGNYYGASLSALNINENLYRVFFRPGKTVGSPAEVLRLDPPLPYLSYRNTVTTDAANTGDQVTIYGVPFMNQQWLTGKVPMGEPANEFSVKGSLPDPAFFTAYMLQQAMLQQKITVSNGPLSVGGGLPDALTGNGKRVEIARQTSPPLSSLAQQTNFQSINLYAEALLRTAALALDKSVRSTPASIDALTAFWKSKGVNLDGFRIRDGSGLSTVGALTADNMTGLLAAMSREKAYSAFYETIPIVGQSGTVRSLARGTAAAGNIRAKSGSIEGVRAYAGYFTAADGEPMCFCVLVNKFTPGQNRTITQELEKVFVGLVGLSGKEVVVSEKSGK, from the coding sequence ATGAGCCAAATTAAATTCTGTTTATTTGTTGATATATTACTACGTCTCACTACATTTTCCAGCACTGTTCAAGGCTACGCCCTGCCTGCGGCCCCGCCCGATTCGTTAGCCACGCAGCAACTGCTACGGCAGGTCGAAGCGTTTCAGGGTGGCCCGGCGGCCCGTTTCGGCACGGTGGCCCTGTCGGTTCGGCGATTGCGCGACGGAACCGAACTCATCGGCTACAACGCCCGTCAGAGTCTGCCGTCAGCCTCTACGCTCAAACTCATCACCACGGCCACCGCATTGGCCGTACTGGGCAGCACCTACACCTATACTACTACGCTCGAATACGACGGCACCATTAAGGATAGTGTGCTGACGGGCAATATTTATGTTCGCGGCACGGGCGATCCTTCGCTCGGCACCTGGCGTTTTACTGGCTATGACGATATAGCAACGCTGATGAACCGCTGGGCCACAGCCGTGCGTCAGGCTGGTATTCGGCGGGTTCAGGGGCGGGTGGTAGGCGATGCCAGCCTGTATGGCGACATTACAACCCCCGACACCTGGCCGTTTGGCGATCTGGGTAATTACTACGGAGCCAGCCTGAGTGCGCTGAATATCAATGAAAATTTGTATCGGGTGTTTTTCCGGCCCGGCAAAACGGTGGGTAGCCCCGCCGAAGTTCTGCGCCTTGATCCGCCCCTGCCCTACCTTAGTTACCGGAATACCGTAACGACCGATGCCGCCAACACGGGCGATCAGGTAACTATCTACGGGGTTCCGTTCATGAATCAGCAATGGCTGACGGGCAAGGTGCCGATGGGCGAACCCGCCAACGAATTCAGCGTAAAAGGTTCGTTGCCCGACCCAGCTTTTTTTACGGCTTATATGTTGCAACAGGCGATGCTTCAACAGAAAATAACCGTCAGCAACGGCCCCCTTTCGGTAGGTGGCGGCTTGCCCGATGCGTTGACCGGCAACGGCAAACGGGTAGAAATTGCGCGGCAAACCTCACCCCCACTGAGTTCACTGGCGCAGCAAACCAATTTTCAGAGTATAAATCTTTACGCCGAGGCTCTGCTGCGCACGGCGGCTTTGGCCCTCGACAAATCGGTTCGGTCGACACCCGCCAGCATCGACGCGCTGACAGCCTTCTGGAAAAGCAAGGGCGTCAATCTCGATGGTTTCCGCATCCGCGATGGCAGTGGCCTCTCGACTGTAGGAGCACTCACCGCCGATAATATGACGGGGCTTCTGGCCGCCATGAGTCGCGAGAAGGCGTACTCGGCTTTTTACGAAACCATCCCGATAGTAGGGCAGAGCGGTACGGTGCGCAGTTTGGCACGGGGCACAGCCGCAGCCGGAAACATCCGTGCCAAGAGCGGGTCAATCGAGGGCGTGCGGGCCTATGCGGGTTACTTCACAGCCGCCGATGGCGAACCGATGTGTTTCTGCGTTTTAGTCAACAAATTCACCCCCGGCCAAAACCGCACCATTACCCAGGAACTGGAGAAAGTGTTTGTGGGACTTGTGGGGCTGAGTGGGAAAGAAGTAGTGGTAAGTGAGAAAAGTGGCAAGTGA
- a CDS encoding response regulator produces MTEQSPAKSIHILLVDDDEDDRYLTREAFHQHYPASRISFAEDGEDLLDFLHYKGRYVGAAHALPELILLDLNMPRKDGREVLREIKANERFRHIPVVVLTTSDAKDDVETSYYNGANSFITKPPTFQRLSEVTKAIGQYWFNVVTVCEHEGE; encoded by the coding sequence ATGACCGAACAATCACCGGCGAAGTCCATTCATATATTGCTGGTTGACGACGACGAAGATGACCGCTACCTGACGCGTGAGGCTTTTCATCAGCACTATCCGGCCAGCCGGATTTCATTTGCGGAAGATGGGGAAGATCTGCTCGATTTTCTGCATTACAAAGGGCGTTATGTAGGAGCGGCTCATGCGTTACCTGAACTCATTCTGCTCGACCTGAATATGCCCCGCAAAGACGGGCGTGAAGTGTTGCGCGAAATTAAAGCCAACGAACGCTTTCGCCATATTCCAGTTGTCGTGCTGACTACCTCCGACGCTAAAGACGATGTTGAGACGTCATACTACAACGGAGCCAATAGCTTCATTACAAAGCCGCCGACTTTCCAGCGGCTCAGCGAAGTTACCAAAGCCATCGGCCAATATTGGTTCAATGTCGTCACCGTTTGCGAACACGAGGGGGAGTAG